In the genome of Pseudomonas sp. LBUM920, one region contains:
- a CDS encoding organic hydroperoxide resistance protein, which translates to MQTLYTAVATATGGRDGRAVSSDNILDVKLSTPKELGGAGGQATNPEQLFAAGYSACFIGALKFVASQTKRKIPDDASITAHVGIGQIPGGFGLDIDLHVSLPGLAQDDAQSLVDAAHQVCPYSNATRGNVDVRLHVTV; encoded by the coding sequence ATGCAAACTCTCTATACCGCAGTAGCCACCGCCACCGGCGGCCGTGATGGTCGTGCTGTTTCCAGCGACAACATCCTCGACGTCAAACTCTCCACGCCCAAAGAGCTGGGCGGCGCTGGCGGCCAAGCCACCAACCCTGAACAGCTGTTCGCGGCCGGCTACTCGGCCTGCTTCATCGGCGCACTGAAGTTCGTCGCCAGTCAGACCAAACGCAAAATTCCGGATGACGCTTCGATTACGGCCCACGTCGGCATCGGTCAAATCCCCGGCGGTTTCGGCCTGGACATCGACCTGCACGTGAGCCTGCCGGGCCTGGCGCAGGATGACGCGCAAAGCCTGGTCGACGCGGCTCACCAAGTCTGCCCGTATTCCAACGCCACCCGTGGCAACGTCGATGTGCGCCTGCACGTGACTGTCTGA
- the cysB gene encoding HTH-type transcriptional regulator CysB translates to MKLQQLRYIWEVAHHDLNVSATAQSLYTSQPGISKQIRLLEDELGVEVFARSGKHLTRVTPAGERIITTAGEILRKVESIKQIAQEFSNEKKGTLSIATTHTQARYALPPVIRDFIKQYPDVALHMHQGSPMQIAEMAADGTVDFAIATEALELFGDLVMMPCYRWNRCVVVPQGHPLAKLPKLTLEALAEYPIVTYVFGFTGRSKLDEAFSHRGLTPKVVFTAADADVIKTYVRLGLGVGIVAKMAVDTNLDKDLVVLDASELFESSVTKIGFRRGTFLRGFMCDFIEKFAPHLTREVMAKAIQCHNKQELEELFDGVELPVH, encoded by the coding sequence ATGAAGCTTCAACAACTGCGCTACATCTGGGAAGTGGCGCACCACGACCTCAACGTTTCCGCTACCGCTCAAAGCCTTTACACCTCGCAACCCGGTATCAGCAAGCAGATCCGCCTGCTCGAAGACGAGCTGGGCGTCGAAGTGTTCGCGCGCAGCGGCAAGCACTTGACCCGCGTCACCCCGGCCGGCGAGCGCATCATCACCACCGCCGGCGAGATCCTGCGTAAAGTCGAAAGCATCAAGCAGATCGCCCAGGAATTCTCCAACGAGAAAAAAGGCACCCTGTCGATCGCCACCACGCACACCCAGGCGCGTTATGCCTTGCCGCCGGTGATCCGCGATTTCATCAAGCAATACCCGGACGTCGCCCTGCACATGCACCAGGGTTCGCCGATGCAGATCGCCGAGATGGCCGCTGACGGCACCGTCGATTTCGCCATCGCCACCGAAGCCCTCGAGCTGTTCGGCGACCTGGTGATGATGCCGTGCTACCGCTGGAACCGTTGCGTGGTCGTGCCCCAGGGCCACCCATTGGCCAAGCTGCCGAAGTTGACCCTCGAAGCCCTGGCCGAATACCCGATCGTGACGTACGTGTTCGGTTTCACCGGCCGCTCCAAGCTCGACGAAGCCTTCAGCCATCGCGGCCTTACGCCGAAAGTAGTGTTTACCGCAGCCGACGCCGACGTGATCAAGACTTACGTCCGACTAGGCCTGGGCGTGGGTATCGTGGCCAAGATGGCGGTCGATACCAACCTCGACAAAGACCTGGTGGTGCTCGACGCCAGTGAGCTGTTCGAGTCCAGCGTGACCAAGATCGGTTTCCGTCGTGGCACGTTCCTGCGTGGCTTCATGTGCGATTTCATCGAGAAATTCGCGCCGCACCTGACCCGCGAAGTCATGGCCAAGGCGATCCAGTGCCACAACAAGCAAGAACTGGAAGAGCTGTTTGACGGCGTAGAACTGCCCGTCCACTGA
- a CDS encoding elongation factor P, with product MKTGKELKPGTVIRLENDPWLVQKAEFTKSGRNSAIMKTKLKNLLTGYKTEIVYSADDKLDDVILDRKEATLSFISGDTYTFMDTTDYTMYELNAEDIEAVLPFVEEGMEDVCEAIFFEDRLVSVELPTTIVRKVAYTEGSARGDTSGKVMKPAKLANGTELQVADFIEIDDLIEIDTREGGSYKGRAKK from the coding sequence ATGAAAACTGGTAAAGAACTGAAACCCGGTACAGTGATCCGTCTCGAAAACGACCCTTGGCTGGTTCAGAAAGCTGAGTTCACCAAGTCTGGTCGTAACAGCGCAATCATGAAGACCAAGCTGAAGAACCTGCTGACCGGTTACAAGACCGAGATCGTTTACAGCGCCGACGACAAACTGGACGACGTGATCCTCGACCGCAAAGAAGCGACCCTGTCCTTCATCAGCGGCGACACCTACACGTTCATGGACACCACCGACTACACCATGTACGAGCTGAACGCTGAAGATATCGAAGCTGTTCTGCCGTTCGTGGAAGAAGGCATGGAAGACGTTTGCGAAGCGATCTTCTTCGAAGACCGCCTGGTTTCCGTAGAGCTGCCGACCACTATCGTGCGTAAAGTTGCCTACACCGAAGGTTCCGCTCGCGGCGACACGTCGGGCAAGGTCATGAAGCCTGCCAAACTGGCTAACGGTACCGAGCTGCAAGTGGCTGATTTCATCGAAATCGACGACCTGATCGAGATCGACACCCGTGAAGGTGGTTCGTACAAAGGTCGCGCCAAGAAGTAA
- a CDS encoding GreA/GreB family elongation factor, with protein sequence MNKHAVLQLILEKLTVDLDIAQRAAQTAYETATHEENIAENKYDTLGLEASYLAAGQAKRVEEIKQSLALCQNLQLRAYDDQRGIEVGALLGLEDENGRQQWLFLAPDAAGLKVDVVGQPVTVITPRSPLGNSLLGKFEGDEVEILVAGARQHFTVTEAR encoded by the coding sequence ATGAATAAGCACGCCGTCCTCCAGTTGATCCTGGAAAAACTCACCGTCGACCTCGACATTGCCCAGCGCGCCGCGCAGACCGCCTACGAGACCGCGACCCACGAAGAGAACATCGCCGAGAACAAGTACGACACGCTGGGGCTGGAAGCGTCTTACCTCGCGGCCGGGCAAGCCAAGCGCGTCGAAGAAATCAAGCAATCGCTCGCGCTGTGCCAGAACCTGCAGTTGCGTGCTTACGATGATCAACGCGGCATAGAAGTCGGTGCGCTGCTGGGTTTGGAAGACGAGAACGGTCGCCAGCAGTGGCTGTTCCTGGCGCCGGATGCGGCGGGCTTGAAGGTCGACGTGGTGGGGCAACCGGTGACCGTCATCACCCCACGCTCGCCGCTGGGCAACAGCCTGCTGGGCAAGTTCGAAGGGGATGAGGTGGAGATTCTGGTGGCGGGCGCCCGGCAACACTTCACGGTTACCGAGGCCCGATAA
- the earP gene encoding elongation factor P maturation arginine rhamnosyltransferase EarP, with protein MKARWDIFCSVVDNYGDIGVTWRLARQLVVEHACDVRLWVDDLRAFERMCPEIDVQLNPQWQEGVEVCHWPAQWRDTPCADVVIAAFACQLPPEYMEAMAARDRTPLWMNLDYLSAEDWVVGCHRLPSVKFKGVQKYFFFPGFRPGTGGLLREGGLLEQRQAFQEDRAAQRQFLQALGVFPADGARLMSLFAYENAGLARWLDVLATDGRATHLLVPEGRILGDVQRWLGVEGLAVGAVHQRYALTVQVLPFVRQEQYDRLLWCCDFNAVRGEDSFVRAQWAGRPMLWHIYRQDEDIHLDKLDAFLQLYTGALSPAAKAAVVALWQAWNADGDMAQPWKMLLEHWPEVSQNAQAWCLEQGLQADLATALVQFYESWI; from the coding sequence ATGAAAGCCCGCTGGGATATTTTTTGCAGCGTCGTCGACAACTACGGCGACATTGGCGTGACCTGGCGCCTGGCCCGGCAACTGGTGGTGGAGCACGCCTGCGACGTGCGCTTGTGGGTCGATGACTTGCGTGCTTTTGAACGCATGTGCCCAGAGATTGATGTGCAACTGAACCCGCAATGGCAGGAAGGCGTAGAGGTGTGCCATTGGCCGGCACAATGGCGCGACACGCCTTGCGCCGATGTAGTGATCGCAGCCTTTGCCTGCCAGTTGCCCCCTGAGTACATGGAAGCAATGGCCGCGCGCGACCGCACGCCGTTGTGGATGAACCTGGACTACCTCAGCGCTGAAGACTGGGTGGTGGGTTGCCATCGTCTGCCGTCGGTGAAGTTCAAGGGCGTGCAGAAGTATTTCTTCTTTCCTGGCTTTCGGCCGGGCACTGGCGGGCTTTTACGCGAAGGCGGCTTGCTGGAGCAGCGTCAGGCCTTTCAGGAGGATCGCGCCGCACAGCGGCAATTCCTGCAAGCGCTGGGCGTATTTCCGGCAGATGGCGCGCGTTTGATGTCGCTGTTCGCCTACGAAAACGCCGGGCTCGCCCGTTGGCTGGACGTGCTGGCGACGGACGGGCGTGCCACTCATCTGTTGGTACCCGAAGGGCGCATCCTTGGCGATGTGCAGCGCTGGCTCGGCGTGGAAGGCCTTGCGGTGGGGGCGGTGCATCAGCGCTATGCCCTGACGGTGCAAGTGTTGCCGTTCGTACGCCAGGAGCAATATGACCGCCTGCTGTGGTGCTGCGACTTCAACGCCGTGCGCGGCGAAGACTCGTTCGTACGCGCCCAATGGGCCGGGCGGCCGATGCTGTGGCACATCTATCGCCAGGACGAAGACATCCATCTGGACAAGCTTGATGCCTTCCTGCAGTTGTACACCGGGGCCTTGTCGCCCGCCGCCAAGGCAGCGGTGGTTGCCCTTTGGCAAGCCTGGAACGCTGATGGCGATATGGCACAACCGTGGAAAATGCTGCTGGAGCACTGGCCAGAGGTGAGTCAGAACGCCCAGGCGTGGTGTCTGGAACAAGGCTTGCAGGCTGATCTTGCGACGGCGCTGGTACAGTTTTATGAAAGTTGGATATGA
- a CDS encoding alpha/beta hydrolase — protein sequence MNTMGKALTGTLLALSINTAFAAPGDVEHTTQAFLDVLNAGTGQPMEQLTPKDARAVLTGAQAGVKLTLPNADVSQKTIQVDGKPLDLTIVRPAGVKGALPVFMFFHGGGWVLGDYPTHERLVRDLVVGSGAVAVFVNYTPSPEAHYPVAINQAYGATQWVAEHGKEINVDGKRLAVAGNSVGGNMAAVVSLMAKDKGTPAIKFQLLLWPVTDANFDTGSYNQFAEGHFLTRNMMKWFWDNYTTDANQRTEIYASPLRATTDQLKGLPPALIQTAGADVLRDEGEAYARKLDQAGVPVTAVRYNGMIHDYGLLNVVSQVPEVRSALLQASQELKQHLK from the coding sequence ATGAACACAATGGGTAAAGCCCTCACCGGTACCCTGCTCGCGCTGTCGATCAACACCGCGTTCGCCGCCCCCGGCGACGTTGAGCACACCACCCAGGCCTTCCTGGATGTGCTCAACGCAGGCACCGGTCAGCCAATGGAACAGTTGACGCCCAAAGACGCGCGGGCCGTGCTGACCGGCGCCCAGGCGGGTGTGAAGTTGACGCTGCCCAACGCCGATGTGAGTCAAAAAACCATTCAGGTTGATGGCAAGCCGCTGGACCTGACCATCGTGCGGCCAGCCGGGGTCAAAGGCGCATTGCCAGTGTTTATGTTCTTCCACGGTGGCGGCTGGGTGCTGGGCGATTACCCAACCCACGAGCGACTGGTGCGCGATCTGGTGGTGGGTTCCGGCGCAGTGGCGGTGTTCGTCAACTACACGCCTTCGCCGGAAGCGCATTACCCGGTGGCGATCAACCAGGCCTACGGCGCGACCCAATGGGTGGCCGAGCACGGCAAGGAGATCAATGTCGACGGCAAGCGCCTGGCGGTCGCAGGCAACAGCGTCGGCGGCAATATGGCGGCAGTCGTCAGCCTGATGGCCAAGGACAAAGGCACGCCGGCAATCAAGTTCCAACTGTTGCTGTGGCCGGTGACCGACGCCAACTTCGACACCGGTTCCTACAACCAATTTGCCGAGGGGCACTTCCTCACCCGAAACATGATGAAGTGGTTCTGGGACAACTACACCACCGACGCCAATCAGCGCACGGAGATCTACGCGTCGCCGCTGCGGGCCACCACGGATCAACTCAAGGGCTTGCCGCCTGCGCTGATCCAGACCGCTGGCGCCGATGTGCTGCGTGACGAAGGTGAAGCCTACGCACGCAAGCTGGACCAGGCCGGTGTACCGGTGACCGCCGTGCGCTACAACGGCATGATACACGACTACGGTTTACTCAACGTGGTCAGCCAGGTGCCGGAAGTCCGTTCAGCCTTGCTGCAGGCCTCGCAAGAGCTAAAGCAACACCTGAAGTAA